In a genomic window of Polypterus senegalus isolate Bchr_013 chromosome 13, ASM1683550v1, whole genome shotgun sequence:
- the mrpl41 gene encoding 39S ribosomal protein L41, mitochondrial, producing MGLLSELARGVFRGADRVAEFTTKRGHRTFFRNRGARRTGMLVSSGKFITYREMVPEFVVPSLQGFRLKPYVSYCASKGTEAPMTAKRLFDEAVAPQIEKDVKENTFDPIHLEKYGFEPTQDGKLFQLHPKNYVR from the coding sequence ATGGGTTTGCTGTCGGAATTGGCGCGCGGCGTGTTCAGGGGCGCCGACCGGGTGGCAGAATTCACCACCAAGCGGGGGCATCGCACCTTCTTCAGGAACCGTGGAGCCCGGCGTACCGGAATGCTGGTGTCAAGCGGCAAGTTCATCACCTACCGGGAAATGGTGCCCGAGTTCGTGGTGCCCTCTCTGCAGGGCTTCCGACTAAAGCCCTACGTGTCTTACTGCGCGTCCAAAGGAACCGAGGCGCCCATGACGGCCAAGAGGCTCTTCGATGAAGCGGTCGCCCCGCAGATTGAGAAGGACGTCAAGGAGAACACGTTCGACCCCATCCACCTGGAGAAGTACGGCTTCGAGCCAACGCAGGACGGCAAGTTATTTCAGCTGCACCCCAAGAATTATGTAAGGTAG